A region of Leishmania panamensis strain MHOM/PA/94/PSC-1 chromosome 33 sequence DNA encodes the following proteins:
- a CDS encoding hypothetical protein (TriTrypDB/GeneDB-style sysID: LpmP.33.2260), translating to MAHKGHTYDVVTTVEALNASFSFDPDCHIDRVLPDASQELVKQVLWATSRVSAVDGKPVADSPELKEALLAAVMRHHSPPPATGAEKKVPTLAVIFPKTRITVTFERTDEHASKVLIEGSVLSDGTVSKVEVLSSAAVQELINEIAPPSTVEPPPALPTMDVDLRGSFRRSMNGHPGVTAALLKEPISAASLNSNSAGGRGFTLATATGGAFQPVTRLLSSSPPPPALQSHNKSSGSLLDLDDSEAASEASSSDFDTVRIWQLKGTSPSDLCVTTPACATAAEPATPGLLEFEKMKLSMRGDEMLRHLGSGVSTFGHAGSDVAEMTVKGRIRRALDRVEMGYCVICVTQDINPIAEIELLALTARKRVVAFDLSIKLRLRPKPEVLAAQFAEAMRSGAWFVMVNAHKSISTCLVLEELLGDAHEHNLEGFDPSARIIIALESHPHFPKALVHHAVVLKLVSNFQGSSFLSDSMAASISRARLVTADALTLSQMGGPSARSSQSSVTSRATVQKPAKKHVRISAAVDIVDIAPREVVQVQKRDCPIDVSGSVALFKTFSGVSGDKFLCVRSAGEMGRFAVGSSCGNVYFLDSLGNSLLQAHAHNASIWDVSFIDKFHFATGCEDGTSAAWRLGGSLSGALVDDAVLVPTAATSLGSDVYCVCYLKNMNPSSLLIGGLHNSLVIREAESEAVHLVPIPSNAQVVDCLPNSATALVGGGDGSVCVVDVMMAKPVSTLIDHTRKLPALAVRDDNQFFTGSFDSTILSWDLRVPGGVTSFLQDGAAAAELSAHTMHTLKLKNYVTGLDVDDVHLAASVGENLYLWDIRKLHTVLGGYPQGWKGLSRGVKVQSLAHLVVTASPDGFVRFWNFV from the coding sequence ATGGCACACAAGGGGCACACCTACGATGTGGTGACCACTGTCGAGGCACTCAACGCGAGCTTCTCGTTTGACCCCGACTGCCATATCGATCGCGTCCTGCCAGATGCGTCACAGGAGCTGGTGAAGCAGGTATTGTGGGCAACATCGCGGGTATCGGCTGTGGACGGCAAGCCTGTTGCGGACAGCCctgagctgaaggaggcacTGCTGGCGGCAGTCATGCGGCACCACAGTCCACCACCTGCAACAGGagcggagaagaaggtgcCCACTTTAGCGGTGATATTTCCGAAGACCCGAATCACCGTCACCTTTGAGCGCACCGATGAGCACGCATCCAAGGTCTTGATCGAAGGCAGCGTTCTCAGCGACGGTACCGTGAGCAAGGTGGAGGTTCTGAGCTCGGCTGCCGTACAGGAGCTGATCAACGAGATAGCGCCACCGTCCACTGTGGaaccgccgccggcgctgccgacGATGGATGTCGATCTGCGCGGATCTTTCCGGCGCAGCATGAACGGCCACCCAGGAGTAACTGCGGCCTTGCTTAAGGAGCCTATCAGTGCTGCTTCACTAAACTCGAACTCGGCAGGGGGTCGTGGCTTTACATTGGCTACAGCGACTGGCGGCGCTTTTCAACCAGTAACGCGActactctcctcctcgccaccgccgccagcgctaCAAAGCCACAACAAGAGCAGCGGCTCATTATTGGACTTAGacgacagcgaggcggcCTCGGaggcctcctccagcgactTCGACACTGTGCGCATTTGGCAGCTGAAGGGAACCTCTCCCTCTGACCTGTGCGTTACGACACCCGCCTGTGCCACAGCGGCCGAGCCTGCTACACCAGGGCTGCTCGAGTTTGAGAAGATGAAGCTTTCGATGCGCGGGGACGAGATGCTGCGCCATCTCGGGTCCGGTGTTAGTACCTTTGGACACGCTGGGAGCGACGTAGCGGAAATGACGGTCAAGGGTCGTATCAGGCGCGCGCTGGATCGTGTAGAGATGGGGTACTGCGTCATTTGTGTGACTCAGGATATCAATCCGATTGCCGAAATCGAGCTGCTCGCGCTGACAGCAAGGAAGCGCGTCGTCGCCTTTGACTTGAGCATCAAGCTGCGCCTCCGACCAAAGCCAGAGGTGCTCGCGGCCCAGTTTGCAGAGgccatgcgcagcggcgcgtggTTTGTCATGGTGAACGCGCACAAGTCCATCAGCACTTGTCTTGTCTTAGAGGAACTGCTGGGGGACGCCCACGAGCATAACCTCGAGGGCTTTGACCCCTCTGCGCGCATTATCATCGCTTTAGAGTCGCACCCACACTTTCCCAAGGCGCTCGTGCATCACGCCGTGGTCCTCAAGCTCGTCTCCAACTTCCAGGGCTCGTCCTTCCTGTCGGACTCCATGGCCGCGTCAATCTCGCGTGCACGTCTCGTCACAGCGGACGCACTCACCCTGTCCCAGATGGGTGGTCCGTCGGCGCGCAGCTCACAGTCCTCGGTGACATCGAGAGCCACCGTGCAGAAGCCCGCCAAGAAGCACGTGCGCATCAGTGCTGCGGTGGATATCGTTGACATTGCGCCTCGCGAGGTAGTCCAAGTGCAAAAGCGCGACTGCCCCATTGAcgtgagcggcagcgtcgctctCTTCAAGACATTCAGCGGTGTTAGCGGCGACAAGTTTCTCTGCGTGCGGTCGGCGGGTGAGATGGGCCGTTTCGCTGTCGGCTCCTCGTGCGGTAACGTCTACTTTTTGGACTCGCTGGGTAATTCACTCCTTCAGGCCCACGCGCACAACGCCTCCATCTGGGATGTCAGCTTCATCGACAAGTTCCATTTTGCCACTGGCTGCGAGGACGGGACGTCTGCTGCATGGAGGCTAGGCGGATCGCTCAGCGGCGCCTTGGTTGATGATGCGGTGCTTGTCCCAACGGCGGCAACGTCACTCGGCTCCGACGTGTACTGCGTCTGCTACCTCAAGAACATGAACCCCTCCTCACTGCTCATCGGTGGCTTGCACAACAGCCTTGTCATCCGCGAGGCGGAGAGTGAGGCGGTACATCTCGTGCCCATCCCCTCGAATGCCCAAGTGGTGGACTGCTTGCCGAACTCGGCCACAGCGTtggtcggcggcggcgacggctcAGTCTGTGTAGTGGACGTAATGATGGCCAAGCCGGTCAGCACGCTGATAGACCACACCCGCAAGCTGCCGGCCCTCGCCGTTCGGGACGATAATCAGTTCTTTACTGGGTCCTTCGATAGCACCATTCTCTCGTGGGATTTGCGAGTACCGGGCGGCGTGACGTCGTTCCTGCaggacggcgcagctgcagcggagctgTCGGCGCACACGATGCATACTCTGAAGCTCAAAAACTATGTCACCGGACTGGACGTTGACGACGTGCACCTGGCCGCCAGCGTTGGCGAGAATCTGTACTTGTGGGACATCCGCAAGCTGCACACAGTGCTGGGCGGCTACCCACAAGGCTGGAAGGGTCTCTCGCGTGGTGTCAAAGTGCAGAGTCTGGCGCATCTTGTGGTGACGGCGTCGCCGGACGGGTTCGTGCGCTTCTGGAACTTTGTCTAG
- a CDS encoding hypothetical protein (TriTrypDB/GeneDB-style sysID: LpmP.33.2240), protein MLFRDQHDSGNGAGAVGAGVVNQHNEEDETCSTGGRSYTSVESATAQHFEQRMAQLNDSMYPISDISSGAGGFCKAAFGIGGGAHAYLTPSYQLFPKVDGTYADIDTDDIDDMQRSLSLVAQTSNGEDSGLRRASHTKMSTELKLESFTDGKDEEDAGYLASLLKNIERHAERLDTKFYRYPPSEVIKQQIAMTAPPIEEKEKVHTAATGSGAASAGTGGAPTSVGDDSTAEDQSGSVGALSPWSPSQVPTEGPPAAPSSTVAAAPASSHSSGTKLFLGGLRYEVIQSGRHMVSWIFQVACGVRLSPSSILIHRKTKNGRSNVAPTGCASVFVAKDADVQALLRMNQRIYCAEEGIYVSPSPEVMKELIASKDIVDVTGGRVRGPTHPVVIERAYSLSHHHGQREDGGSGTLAHSSVVGGAAAGGSGGHRHARTSSASTESNLSNQHWGAMPPPYGSVPPPQYGTSHASPSGMPGSLQPPSYTTSSVSSSMGVDAVLVAGSLPTRVSSTTLYPSSAVLSEQSSPSTQSMVGDARMPSPPSAAKALDLQRVTFHAYLHSDAMPHLRTTASSSSGMSSITGSSAAHHTVLFVAALPTETTPDYVSWLFSLMSITLPPSHIHIIGGGGGISTVSDPPGGASSSSAAKNMVDSCATVNLDESDILIALNYHHRVLCTSRGAWVGHSAQDIATLRASDASLRDWPVLHVGRRMPAQAVTGVGSGSAAAPETPGYPHGGAGGEFARGSVAPYPPMLTQYPSPVFGGMPMMSAAVMGCVGNAMPYPMPWGFNMPSPSSNCMHAGVPPPSSQAGMVGGTMAPAMGAGAPPPPPLNLALPQQGIPVMPPPFPFPQTVTIGDRVYQLPPGSTLQFMPVITPAGGAGAGGEAEAGMGGASGGHWRSGPPGHGSASNAEASARPNTSSPHPDMPLPFSTRPLQKTP, encoded by the coding sequence ATGCTTTTTCGTGACCAGCACGACAGTGGCaatggcgccggcgccgtaGGTGCAGGGGTGGTAAATCAGCAcaacgaagaggacgagACATGTTCGACTGGCGGGCGGAGCTACACCAGCGTGGAGTCCGCCACTGCGCAGCACTTTGAGCAGCGCATGGCGCAGCTGAACGACTCAATGTACCCGATTtccgacatcagcagcggagCTGGTGGCTTCTGCAAGGCGGCGTTtggcatcggcggcggcgcgcacgcCTACCTCACGCCGAGCTACCAGCTCTTTCCCAAGGTCGACGGCACGTACGCTGACATCGACACCGATGACATCGATGATATGCAGCGGAGCTTATCACTGGTAGCTCAGACTAGCAATGGCGAGGATAGCGGGTTGAGGCGCGCAAGCCACACTAAAATGTCCACCGAGCTAAAACTCGAAAGCTTCACTGACGGcaaagacgaggaggacgccggTTAcctggcgtcgctgctgaaaAATATCGAGAGGCACGCTGAGCGGCTTGACACGAAGTTTTACCGCTACCCACCCTCTGAGGTGATCAAACAGCAGATAGCGATGACAGCTCCGCCGAttgaggagaaggagaaggtcCACACTGCTGCGAcaggcagtggtgccgccTCGGCTGGCACCGGTGGCGCGCCGACCTCGGTGGGAGATGACAGCACCGCTGAGGATCAGTCAGGCAGCGTCGGTGCTTTATCCCCCTGGTCGCCGTCGCAGGTACCGACGGAAgggccgccagcagcgccgtcatcgaccgttgcagcggcaccggcgtcGTCGCATAGCTCAGGCACGAAGCTGTTCCTGGGCGGCCTGCGCTACGAGGTCATTCAAAGCGGACGCCACATGGTCAGCTGGATCTTCCAGGTCGCCTGCGGCGTGCGCCTGAGCCCGTCCAGCATTCTTATTCATCGCAAGACGAAGAATGGGCGCTCGAATGTGGCACCAACGGGGTGCGCGTCTGTGTTCGTTGCCAAAGACGCCGATGTGCAGGCGCTCTTGCGTATGAATCAGCGAATCTACTGCGCGGAGGAAGGCATCTATGTGTCACCATCGCCTGAGGTAATGAAAGAGCTTATTGCGTCAAAGGACATTGTTGATGTTACAGGGGGCCGCGTGCGAGGACCGACGCACCCTGTTGTGATTGAGCGTGCCTACAGTCTCAGCCATCACCACGGCCAGCGCGaggatggcggcagcggcacactcGCGCACAGTAGTGTCGTGGGAGGGGCAGCGgctggtggcagcgggggccaccgccacgcgcgCACTTCGTCTGCCAGCACGGAGAGTAATTTATCAAACCAGCACTGGGGAGCCATGCCACCCCCGTATGGGAGCGTGCCGCCACCTCAATACGGCACCTCACACGCCTCGCCTTCTGGTATGCCAGGCAGCCTGCAACCGCCGTCGTACACGACGTCTAGCGTCTCTAGCTCTATGGGGGTGGACGCCGTTCTAGTGGCTGGAAGCCTGCCTACCAGagtgagcagcaccaccctTTACCCTTCTAGTGCCGTCTTGTCAGAGCAGTCGTCACCATCAACGCAGTCAATGGTCGGGGATGCGCGGATGCCGAGTCCGCCGTCCGCTGCCAAGGCGCTGGATCTACAGCGCGTGACATTCCACGCGTACTTGCACAGCGACGCAATGCCACACCTCAGAACGACagcgtcgtcctcctcaggTATGTCCTCAATCACCggcagctcagcagcgcaccacacGGTGCTGTTCGTTGCTGCTTTGCCAACCGAGACGACCCCAGACTACGTCTCGTGGCTTTTTTCACTCATGAGCATTACGTTGCCTCCTTCTCACATCCACatcatcggcggcggcggcggtatcTCTACCGTGAGTGACCCTCCAGGTGGGGCTTCGtcaagcagcgcagccaagAACATGGTGGACAGCTGTGCCACAGTAAACCTCGACGAAAGCGACATCCTCATCGCGCTTAACTACCATCATCGTGTGCTGTGCACCTCACGAGGAGCATGGGTAGGTCACTCAGCGCAGGACATTGCTACTCTGCGGGCCAGCGATGCTTCTTTGCGTGACTGGCCCGTCCTGCACGTGGGTCGACGCATGCCTGCACAAGCGGTCACTGGCGTtgggagcggcagcgccgctgcaccagaGACTCCGGGCTATccgcacggcggtgcaggaggtgAGTTTGCTAGAGGCAGTGTCGCGCCCTATCCGCCAATGCTGACGCAGTATCCATCACCCGTCTTTGGCGGCATGCCAATGATGTCAGCCGCTGTTATGGGCTGCGTTGGGAATGCCATGCCGTACCCGATGCCGTGGGGCTTCAATATGCCCTCCCCATCGTCAAACTGCATGCACGCaggcgtgccgccgccgtcgtcacaGGCCGGGATGGTGGGGGGGACTATGGCTCCTGCCATGGGTGCTGGagctccgccaccgccaccgctgaaTTTGGCGTTGCCGCAACAGGGTATACCCGTGATGCCACCCCCATTCCCGTTCCCGCAGACGGTTACGATTGGTGACCGCGTCTACCAGCTGCCTCCAGGCTCAACGCTGCAGTTTATGCCAGTCATCACCCccgccggcggtgctggcgcgggTGGCGAGGCTGAGGCTGGCATGGGTGGCGCTTCCGGAGGTCATTGGCGAAGTGGACCTCCAGGTCACGGGAGCGCCTCAAACGCGGAGGCCTCAGCAAGACCGAACACTAGTTCACCTCACCCTGACATGCCGCTGCCCTTTAGCACGCGTCCCTTGCAAAAAACACCCTGA
- a CDS encoding kinesin, putative (TriTrypDB/GeneDB-style sysID: LpmP.33.2250) codes for MSIEVHVRIRPSVANVVWSSAETVLYSTANPNTRYVYNKVYPNNSTNESIFHGMEAVVHAAFDGKNVTVMAYGQTGSGKTHSMVGVDHDPGMVPRTAKLLLELKRTTPGAKIQAFYTEIYNESVKDLLEPQRGELALHDAPDGGVFFEKRMIDVETFDDFIQLQVAAERNRKYGVTNLNEHSSRSHVILTFEIQRHNRVGTSVLNLVDLAGSESASRANTVGVSLREGGHINRSLLTLGNVVDAIVERRPYVPYRDAKLTRLLRTCLGGSGITLILCCVNPSRENFDQTVATLRFTQRAMKIKNDPVVVLNMPPLFTHQYSNGARQLIEGLQESAEAEYQRGLRDSFLYCSSTVGSVVSNYQAQVSDCLHSLANAQRLLVAHDHAMAIDHIGRLYNQQNDLVRQRISNKELAENERKRQRNVASEIEFRKEKMTKLEDELSAKVSLLDTSLAGWEYQLYEARRKQRSEMDVLIQLELARRARLQYEWVVCFERIASCSVPLIQAGLLALQAKLVESGGGGSDTAECQQYRHLLPTILLSQECDTGHRTLHMKELRTTLMKARDELADLKMAHEMVKDDIEEARRQQQQQQQDSKRGTASVSPQPRPNLSDLSEEDLLEYYRGVADSEVEERIHRLEREEKALMAQARRGVRRESLRRVRESLRISCGSRGGSSRSPQSGAGGVTITRLTETAGTGPGSNASQRCGGTAANEEGRAGLRQMETSAQVEARDRRSSASYADGVKNALSILDSLKAQLQRKGGNNHLSSTVASTSRSQQAQSQRRQEVTHGRSNRSVSSSSERRRRQGRKGADKTAVYCDPEESNVGGLHQSVAPRSAAATAAHPCHHASASDNPADTENMSLAELYQASMGKENWSRTKFSTAAATLSRGAHKSTVVAEDDVTFDVDEEADGEEVRRPASDQPSSSPPVGIAARRRMKRQNSRPVVERALYALHSNSHSMSPP; via the coding sequence ATGAGTATCGAGGTGCACGTGCGCATTCGCCCGTCCGTGGCCAACGTTGTATGGTCCAGTGCCGAAACAGTACTCTACAGCACAGCCAACCCCAACACCCGCTACGTCTACAACAAGGTGTACCCGAACAACAGCACAAATGAGTCCATATTCCACGGCATGGAGGCGGTTGTGCACGCAGCGTTTGATGGCAAGAACGTCACCGTCATGGCGTATGGTCAgactggcagcggcaagacgcATAGCATGGTCGGCGTAGATCACGATCCTGGCATGGTGCCGCGGACTGCAAAGTTGCTCTTAGAGCTAAAGCGTACCACTCCTGGTGCGAAGATACAGGCATTCTACACGGAGATCTACAACGAGTCCGTCAAGGATCTTCTAGAGCCTCAGCGAGGCGAGCTTGCGCTGCACGACGCCCCTGACGGAGGCGTCTTCTTTGAGAAGAGGATGATCGACGTAGAAACTTTTGATGACTTTATCCAGCTTCAggtggcagcggagcggAACCGCAAGTACGGTGTCACCAACCTGAACGAACACAGTAGTCGCTCTCACGTCATCCTCACCTTTGAAATACAACGGCACAATCGCGTTGGCACGAGTGTCCTCAACTTGGTCGATCTGGCCGGCTCCGAGTCGGCGTCGCGCGCAAACACAGTCGGCGTCTCTCTTCGAGAGGGTGGCCACATCAACCGCAGCCTTTTAACTCTAGGGAACGTGGTGGACGCCATCGTTGAGAGACGACCCTACGTGCCCTACAGAGACGCCAAGCTGACGCGCCTCCTTCGCACATGCCTCGGGGGCTCTGGTATCACGCTAATTCTCTGCTGCGTGAACCCCTCACGCGAGAACTTTGACCAAACCGTCGCGACACTCCGCTTCACGCAGCGTGCAATGAAGATCAAGAACGACCCTGTTGTTGTTCTGAACATGCCACCATTGTTCACTCACCAGTATAGCAACGGTGCACGGCAGCTCATTGAAGGCCTGCAGGAgtcggcggaggcggagtaTCAGCGGGGGCTGCGTGACAGCTTCCtctactgcagcagcactgtggGCTCCGTTGTCAGCAACTACCAGGCGCAAGTGTCCGACTGCCTGCACTCGCTGGCGaacgcgcagcgcctgcttgTGGCGCACGATCACGCCATGGCCATCGACCACATCGGGCGACTGTATAATCAGCAGAATGACTTGGTACGGCAGCGTATCAGCAACAAGGAGCTGGCCGAGAACGAACGCAAGCGGCAGCGTAATGTGGCCTCGGAGATCGAGTTTCGAAAGGAGAAGATGACGAAGCTGGAGGACGAGCTCAGCGCCAAAGTTTCCTTACTCGACACGAGTTTGGCAGGGTGGGAGTATCAGCTCTACGAGGCGCGGCGGAAGCAGCGAAGTGAAATGGACGTGCTAATTCAGCTAGAGCTGGCGCGTCGTGCACGACTCCAGTACGAGTGGGTCGTCTGCTTTGAGCGCATCGCATCGTGCAGTGTTCCCCTCATTCAAGCTGGATTGTTAGCACTGCAGGCAAAATTAGTtgaaagcggcggcggcggcagcgacacggcAGAGTGCCAGCAATATCGTCATCTTCTCCCTACCATTCTGTTGTCGCAAGAGTGCGATACTGGGCACCGCACGCTGCACATGAAGGAGCTTCGGACGACCCTGATGAAGGCTCGAGATGAGTTGGCTGACCTTAAGATGGCGCACGAAATGGTGAAAGATGACATcgaggaggcgaggagacaacaacagcagcagcagcaagacaGCAAGCGCGGCACCGCTTCCGTGTCACCTCAACCGCGGCCAAACTTGTCCGACTTGTCAGAGGAGGATCTTCTCGAATACTACCGCGGCGTTGCAGacagcgaggtggaggaacgGATTCATCGCCTGGAGCGTGAGGAAAAGGCGCTGATGGCGCaagcgcggcgcggcgttCGCCGCGAAAGTCTGCGCCGTGTTCGCGAGAGCCTTCGCATATCGTGTGGCAGCCGTGGAGGCAGTAGCCGCTCTCCGCAGagtggcgccggcggcgtcaCCATTACTCGACTGACCGAAACTGCCGGCACAGGACCCGGCTCGAACGCGTCGCAACGTTGTGGAGGCACTGCGGCTAATGAAGAGGGGCGCGCTGGTTTACGGCAGATGGAGACAAGTGCGCAGGTGGAGGCACGTGACAGGCGCAGCTCGGCCAGCTACGCGGACGGTGTGAAGAACGCGCTTTCCATCTTGGACAGCCTCAAAGCGCAGCTTCAGCGCAAGGGCGGCAACAACCATCTCTCTTCCACAGTAGCATCTACGAGCCGCAGTCAGCAGGCGcagtcgcagcggcggcaggagGTTACCCACGGGCGTAGCAATCGTAGCGtgagcagcagtagcgagcggcgtcgccgacaAGGCCGCAAAGGCGCTGACAAGACGGCTGTGTACTGCGACCCCGAAGAGAGCAACGTAGGAGGGCTGCACCAGAGTGTCGCTCcccgctccgccgcagcgactgctgcgcacccGTGCCACCATGCCTCTGCGTCCGACAACCCCGCCGACACGGAAAACATGTCCCTGGCAGAACTGTATCAGGCATCTATGGGGAAGGAGAACTGGAGCCGGACCAAGTTctctaccgctgctgccacgttGTCTCGTGGGGCGCACAAGTCCACCGTGGTCGCGGAGGACGATGTGACGTTCGACGTGGATGAGGAGGCAGATGGAGAGGAGGTCAGGCGGCCAGCGTCGGATCAGCCGAGCTCGTCCCCACCAGTCGGGATTGCCGCCCGGCGCAGGATGAAGCGGCAGAACTCTCGCCCAGTGGTGGAGCGGGCACTTTACGCGTTGCACTCGAACTCTCACTCAATGTCCCCCCCGTGA
- a CDS encoding phosphatase, putative (TriTrypDB/GeneDB-style sysID: LpmP.33.2270), giving the protein MSSVTVTGGADAAALLPRVIVFDLDGTLWTPEMYQLWGGSPFKPHKQNLNSMIDKSGVEVRLIGESRNVLQTLATDSKWANTYLAISSTCDVPSWARELLGKFTFTDCAGKTVPMHDLFGDRIEIYKANKARQHEAILQKVNKIDPSVSEYAQMLFFDNQTDNAQHVSRIGVTAYYCPNGMTEGTFQKGLDMWCCAQQSKM; this is encoded by the coding sequence ATGAGTAGTGTCACTGTCACGGGCGgtgctgatgctgccgcgctgctgccgcgagtGATTGTCTTCGACCTCGATGGGACTCTTTGGACTCCCGAGATGTACCAGCTGTGGGGTGGCTCCCCCTTCAAGCCGCACAAACAGAACCTCAACAGCATGATTGACAAATCAGGCGTGGAGGTGCGCCTCATCGGCGAGTCTCGCAACGTCTTGCAGACCCTGGCGACAGACTCGAAGTGGGCAAACACATACCTCGCCATCTCCTCGACTTGCGATGTGCCTAGCTGGGCACGGGAGCTGCTTGGAAAATTTACCTTCACGGACTGTGCGGGAAAGACAGTGCCAATGCACGACCTATTTGGTGACCGCATCGAGATCTACAAAGCAAACAAAGCGAGGCAGCACGAGGCGATCCTTCAAAAGGTGAACAAAATCGATCCGAGCGTGTCCGAGTACGCGCAGATGCTCTTCTTCGACAACCAAACAGATAATGCGCAGCACGTATCTCGCATTGGTGTGACAGCCTACTACTGCCCCAATGGAATGACAGAGGGGACATTCCAGAAGGGTCTGGACATGTGGTGTTGTGCTCAGCAGTCGAAAATGTGA